The Leptospira wolbachii serovar Codice str. CDC genomic interval CTATGTGGCGCAGCCCAAGCGAGGGCGAAGTCCCGAAGCGAAGCGGTTAGTTGCTGTTATGCGCAGTATCATTGGTCTATTTCTATTTTGTCGTTAATCAAGTCGATTTTTATTTTCTGATTTGAAAATTCGACTATTGCAATTGGGAAAGAGTATGAGGATTTGATATTACCTGATTTAGTTTCAAATAAGATTTCAATATTTTCATTAAGTCTTTTCTTGCATTTTTTATTAAAGTTAAAGAATTCATTTATATCCAACATTACATCAGATTTTAATTTACCAACATATCCTATATCTCGTTGTCCGTCATGAAATAAAATATAGTGCTTTTTTGAAGATGATAGGAAATAGATTGTACCTATTCGTTGATCGTAATCTAGCGGGTAAAATTGGAATGCTCCAAGTTTTAAAAGATTACATTTTTTCCAATCAAATTCATAAGTTACCTTAGAATCTTCATTTGCAGAAAACCAACCTGATTGTTGGGTATATACAATTTTATTTTCTAATGTCCAATAATCAAAACCGTATCCGATACCTAATTCAAAATTAGGAGTATAACAATTTTTTTTTCCCTTTTCGAAATCACCAGCTTTTACTGAGTATTCTATTTTGTTTTCAGCTATATTTTTAATATTAAATTGGCATATCCATTGATTTCGTGGAAGATCAAAAATTGCGCCAAGTTGTTTTTTACAATCAGGATCATGGTCTGAATAAGAAGTTTCAATTATGTATTTGTTATCGTTAGAAATTAACTTATTTGTTTGTTTAACTAAATCTTGTGAATAGATTTGTATGCTAAGTAATAGAAAAAAAATTGTGGTAGTATTTTTTGTTTTCATAATGATTATGATATTGCGCATAACGAACTAGACTAACCGACGTAGGCTGGCCCTGAGTCCCAACGGGACGTTAGGGACTGGAACGACACTTGCGAAGGCAAGGGGAGTGCCAGAAGCCTATGTGGCGTAGCTCAAGCGAGGGCGAAGTCCCGAAGCGAAGCGGTTAGTCGCTGTTATACGTAGTGCCGAATTTTATCAATGATATATTTAGATTGGCTATAAAAGGATATTTCAAATTAATTTTAGTAATTTAGAAATTATTGTTATTAGATTCTCAAAGTAAGGAAGTGTTTGAATTGATATTGGATATAGTGTTTAGAAAGTTATAATGACTCTAATTATCAAATCCTTCAAATTCGTCCAGAAGTTTTGATTCAGAATTTAGTTTTAATTCATATGATTCACTTATAATGTTTATTTCAATTTCCTTATCTCCTTGAAGAGTAAATAGATAATAATGTATTAGTGGAGAATTAATTTTCTTATTTAGTCGATTTAGTTTGATTGCTGTTTCCATAATCAAATTACTTTCTGTTAGAATTGCACTTCTGTAAAATTCAGGATATTCGTAATATTCATTTATGAAATTTAAATCACAAAAGTAAATATTTTTAAATATGAGTTTACCTTTAATCCATTTCAAAGGTTTTTCCGTGAAATTAAGCGGTTTAACTATATTAAATACTAATTTCCTTTCTGGGTTAAATGTCATATAGACATTTTGAATTAGTGTAAGATATAAGCCAAGATCATCATTATTATAATATTCTTCAGATTCGGTATTCATTTTTTTGATTTAATCTAAGGCATTACGTATAACGAACTAGGGGAGACGACGTTCCTCGTAGCTGAGCCTTCGTAGAAGGCGTTAGCGTCGGCGCGTCTTCTTGCGGAGCGAGAAGCGTGACGGAGAGGAATGTGGCGCAGCCCAAGCGAGGCCTCGTGCCGAAGCGAAGCGTTTCCCCGCTGTTATACGACGTCTGAAACTAAGCAGTAAGTTTTCTGTTTTTAATAGAAATTTCTAAATCTAGTGCATGACAAACTTTTAAAAAAGTGGATAAGTTGCAATTCACACCATTTTCTATCTTAGAAAGCTGTTGCTGAGTAACATGAGCTTTTTTTGCTAAATCAGATTGGGATAATCCTTTTTTCTCTCTCAAAGATTGTAGCTCAATAGAGATATTAACAAGTTCCATTTCTTCTTCAAATTTTTCCTTAAAAGATTTATTCTTTAACTTAATGTCTAAATGTGTTTTGAAAGATCTCATAACTTTAACTCCTTTAAGTTTTTTTCTGAATATTTAGTTAGGAAATAGTCTCTTCTATTAATAGCTTTTTTAATTTCAGCTTTTGGTACTTTATCAGTATTCTTAACGAATTGATTGGTAAGAATTATATAATTTTTGTAACAAAAGAAATAGAGAATTCTTATCTGTGAACCAGAAAGCTTAATTCGTAATTCATGAATCCCATCAATCAGTAAATCTGCATATGGCCTAGGTAAATTAGGTCCCAATTCAGTTAGTTTATCCAACCAAGCAAATATTTTTGCCTGGTTTCTCTCATCTTTTGAATTTATGAAAATTTCTATTTCAGATATAGCGTCTTTGTTTTCCGAAAAGTATATAATTTTCCATTTCTTTGACACAATCCAAAATACATCATTTATGATGTTAAGTCAATCTTTATTTATAGGTTTAGGTGAAATTTTTCAGATGTCGTATAACGATAGAGGCTTACCGACGTTTCGTGTAGCTGAGCCTCAGTAGGAGGCGTTAGCGTGACACGGAATGTGCCTTTAGGCCGAGCGAAGGCCCCACGAGAAGCAGATTTCCACAGAAATCTGAGTCGAAGTGGATAAGGACCTGAGCGAGCGGTAAGGCGATGTTAATTGCAGTTGGTTATCTATTGAATTTGTTAGAAATACGAAGTTGGCTAATCCCAAGCGCGCAAATTTTCGCTCATATTTCTTTTTCTTTAAAGCGCGCCAATCACTCATGAAGCATTGGAACAGTGAAAAAAAATAATATGAATATGAGCGAAGTAAATCTCTTCACTTATATTTTTCTCTTTTAATCACCTGAATCTCGCACAAAACGTTCAAACCATACCTAGATATAATTGAGAGAAAAGTTATTTGTATCTCTTTGAATCTTTAAGAAAAATTGCGCGCTGATTTTTTTTGAAGAGATTTAACCAATTGCAATTAACGAACTAGACTAACCGACGTAGGCTGGCCCTGAGTCCCGGAAACGGGACGTTAGGGACTGGAACGACACTTGCGCAAGCAAGGGGAGTGCCAGAAGCCTATGTGGCGCAGCCCAAGCGAGGGCTCGTCCCGAAGCGAAGCGGTTAGTTGCTGTTATGCGACGTTGCGGGGAGCGACACGGATGTCGCAATCTTAGCTCATATCCTCTTTGATTTTTAAGTATTCATCAGGAGTAATGATTTTTAGACCCTTAATTTTTTCTAAAGTTAAAAGATCTTTATCACCTGTTATTAATAAATCAACATTTGCTGAGAAAGCAGTTTCAAGAATATGGAAATTGTCTCGATCTCTCAAATTCAAATAGTCTTTAAGAGGTTTGTTTTTAATTATTGTGGTAGCACTTCTGATTTCCGCAATTGTAAATTGTATGAAGTCATTAGGTAGCTTGAACTTAGGTTTAGCTAAAGTTTCCTCTAATTCATCCAGAATTTCATTCGAGATATATCCAGTAAAAATAATCATCAAGTAAATCTTGGAAAACCATTCTAGGCTTTCCGTTGAACAAGATTGCAGAAATATATATGTTAGTATCTAAAAGAACTCTTAACATTAAGAAGCTTTTTTATTTCTTCTAACTGCTTTAATTTCATCAAAAATGTCAGCTTCTTTAAGATTTGATTTATCGATAGTTTTTGAAGCAAAATCGAAGATAGCTTGCCACTTAGATTTTTTCTCAATATAAGACCTTGCAGCTTCACGAATCAGTTCGGATCTGGATCTGTGTCTTTTTTTTGCAATTTTATCAATTTCTTTTAAAAGTAGCTTTTTCGAAAGAGATATTAACAGTCTGATTCATAATTTCCCATCATATACAAGATTTGTATATTTGTCAAATTGTTTATTTCTGGGTTTTTTTTCTTATAAAACGCCGCACGGATGCGGCGACTCTTCCCGGTATGACTTCAAGACATGGGTAACGTTCATGCGTCAGGAGAAGGGTAGTACTTTTTAGAACCTTCCTTGGTTTATGAACTTTATATGAATTGGAATCAGGATTAATCAAGAATAAATTTTGATCGAGATTACCTAACTTATTATTTCCGAACCAAATAGAAACGGAATCGTATTCTTTTTTAATACCGACATTAAACCCGTTAAAAGGATTTCCG includes:
- a CDS encoding helix-turn-helix domain-containing protein; its protein translation is MRSFKTHLDIKLKNKSFKEKFEEEMELVNISIELQSLREKKGLSQSDLAKKAHVTQQQLSKIENGVNCNLSTFLKVCHALDLEISIKNRKLTA
- a CDS encoding type II toxin-antitoxin system RelE/ParE family toxin, which translates into the protein MSKKWKIIYFSENKDAISEIEIFINSKDERNQAKIFAWLDKLTELGPNLPRPYADLLIDGIHELRIKLSGSQIRILYFFCYKNYIILTNQFVKNTDKVPKAEIKKAINRRDYFLTKYSEKNLKELKL